The genomic interval TTAATATATCCACTGTTGATACTACATTGTTAGAGGCTATGAGTATGCTGTTTATCATATTGCCGAATGATGTAACCATTGTCTCCATTGCACATGAAAGGGTATTTATCTCATCACCTTTTGTTCCGCATGTGACATCTACCTTGAGATTGCCCTTTGAAATCTCTTTTACATCCTCTGTGAGTTTCTCAAGTGGTCTTGCTATCTTTTTCTGGCTCATTATCCATATGCCTATCAGTATGATGAGGTTTAATATAAAGAGGATTATCTGTATTGTCTTGAGTGTCTTTACTTTACTGTCTGATAGTGCTGCAAAGATAGTGGTTGCCTCATCAGCTAATTTTAAAAAGTTTTCGCTTTCTTCAACGAGTGTTTTCAATGCTGATGGGTCGTTTTTTGCCTTCTCTATTGCCTCTTTGTATTTCTGCCATGATGCCTCAAGTTCTCTCATCTTTGAAAGGGCTTTTTCATCTGTTGCCTTTGGGAGTTTCCATTCTGTATCACCATTTATCAAGCCCTTTACTATCCTGTCGAGTGTTGTTATAAGTTCTGATATTTTGCTTTCTGTATCTACACTATGATGTTTTGCAAATACATATTTTGCAAGTCTCTGTGATATTGCCCTCTGTCTGCCTGAATAATTGACCACATTACCGTCATCTGCCATTTTGCTTAACTCATAGAATACCGCTCCCATACTGAGCAAAGAAAAAGCAAGTAACACTGCAACGATGATTTTAAGGCTTGTGCTGATTTTCATACGATAAAACCTCCTCAGTTTGTAGTTGATTTATTGGTGATAATATTTTATGTGGAACTCACTTCACATTATAAGCAAAAAAAAATTTACTTAAAAAATAACGTGTTTTCCTATAAATTTATTGTAAATATCATTCAATTGCCTTTACAGCCTCGAGCATCATGGTTTCTTCTGCCTTTCCAAGTAGTCTATCCATATCAAGGAGTATTATAAGCCTGTCTTCAAGTTTTGCTATGCCTTTTATGAATTCCGTGCTTATATCTGATGCCATTGGAGGTGTTGGTTCAACTATGTTTGACGGCACCCTTAATACCTCTGATACTGAATCAACAACAAGACCCATTGTAATACCCTGAATGTCCATTATCATTATTCGTGATTGTTCGTCATTTTCTTTTTCAGCAAGTCCGAACTTTTTTCTGAGATTAACTACTGGTATGACTTTGCCCCTGAGGTTTATTACGCCTTCGACATAAGGTGGTGAATTTGGCACCCTTGTAATCTCTTTCATCCTATTTATTTCCTGGACCTTCAGGATGTCAACTGCGTATTCCTCATTGCCGAGGGTAAAGGTTACAAGTTGCAATATCGCATCGCTTCCTGAAGATTTCATTACCTCTGTTGTGCCTGATACTGCTACTAATTCGCTCATATTACACCTCCCTTAAAAGATAGGTTCCCATCTTTTTTAGCTCATGGCTCATATTTAAGCAATTAAGTAGCAAAACAGTCAAGTAGATCACAAATTTTTCTCTGATGATATTATTTTATTTATTATCTCTGTTGTAGATATACCCTCAACATATGGCAGGCTATAAACCTCTGTCACGATGTCAGAGCCAACAATGTCTTCTATTTTCCAGTCACCACCTTTTACAAGGACATCGGGCATGAGATGCTTGATCAGTTCATATGGGGTATCTTCATTAAATATTGTCACATAATCTACCATCTCAAGAGATGACAGGATTTCTGCTCGATGTCTTTCTGTATTTATTGGTCTCCCTGGTTTGATTTTACTTACAGATGAATCAGAGTTCAGGCCAACAATTAATATATCTCCTAATTTTTTAGCTTCTCTTAGATACCTGATATGCCCGATATGTATTATGTCAAAACAGCCATTGGTGAAGACGATCTTCTTACCATTGGCCTTGAGCTTGTCAATCACTGTTTTTAGGTCATCCCAGTTCAGTATCTGTCCCATAATTTATGCTCATTGTTGATAGTTCATAGTGCATTGTCTTTATCGGTGAACATTGAACTGTGAACTGTGAACAACTTCTCCTTTGCCTTTTCCAATATCTCCCTGTCGCTTTTGTATGACACTTGTTTTATTGCATCTTCTATGTCAAACCACCGTGCCTCGTCAACTTCCCAGCAATAATCTTCTATATTTCCACTGATATATTCAAGCAGAAAGTATGATACTGTTTTTCTGCATTTTATGTTTTCATCTTTGAGATAAAACCAGTAAGATTTATTGCCAAGTGTGTCTATGATTTTGCCTGTTAGACCAGTTTCTTCTCTAATTTCTCTTACTGCAGATGTCTCTGTGTCCTCTCCTTTATCGATTAAGCCTTTTGGCAATGTCCATACAGTCTTATTCTTTGTGGCAATGAGAGCAACTTCAAACCCTTCTGCTTTTTTTCTGAAAATAACGCCGCCAGCAGAATGTAAATGTTTTATTGTTGCAGGTCTCATGGAATTGGTTTTCCGCTGATTAATCTGAAGAAATCATTGTACATGGCAAATACCATGAGAGCTATTACCAATGCAAGCCCTATGCGATGGGCTATCATGGTGGCTTTTTCACTCAGGGGTTTTTTTCTTATCGCCTCTATGCCTAAAAATAAGAGATGTCCTCCATCAAGAATCGGTATCGGCAGGAGATTTAGTATGCCGAGGTTTATACTGATTACTGCTGCAAAAGTAAAGAAATTTAATGCCCCGGCAGAAGCCTGTTTTTCTGCAAGCTGGAAGATAAGAATTGGTCCTCCGATTGTATCTGCTGGGATTATGCGCTGTATGAGTTTTATTATTCCAACTATTGTCAAGGCAGAGATTTCCCATGTCCTCAGAAAAGCGCTTTTTATGGAATTAAATGCATTTTCTTTTATCGTAATTGTCTCTCCCGAAGGTTTTACACCGATAAGCCCAATTTCTTTTTCCTCTCCAAAAATATCTTTGATTTTTTTGCTTTTAGGGGTAATGGATATGTCAATTGTCTCTGAGTTCCTCTGAATATTCATATGCAGTGTCTTATCTGCACTTCTGTAGATTATGTCTGTCATTTCTCCCCAGTGTCTTATGGGTTTTCCATCTATTGATAGAATCCTATCGCCTTTTAAGAGACCAGCCTTTGATGCTGGGGTATCAGGCATTATCTCCCCCACGATAGGAAGGAGTGTTGGCACCCCTATCATAAATACGAAGAAGAATATGACCACTGCTGTCAAGAGATTGAATACCGGGCCAGCAAATACTATAGATGCCCTTTTTAGTACTGGCTGGTTTTTGTAAGATATTTCCTTTTCGGAATTTTCCACTTCTTCTTCGGGGTCTTCTCCAAGCATTTTCACATACCCTCCAAGAGGAACGGCTGATATTAGGTATTCTGTATCTCTAATTTTTTTGCCAATTATCTTTGGACCAAAGCCAAGAGAGAATTTTAGGACCTTTACTTTGTTTATTTTTGCAAATATGAAATGTCCTAATTCATGAATAAATATTAAAAATCCAAATAAAAGTATGGCAGATAATATGCTCATTCAACCTCCTACTTTGTTTATTTAGTGGGTTTCACGAAATTAGTAAGCCCTTGATATTATTGATTTATTTGACCTATTGTCTTTAGACTTGCCCTCCTATCAAGATTTTCATTTATTTTCAATTAGTTATATGTCTAAAAATCTCCCTTTCACCCCATTTTTAGCAGTTTACCCCTCACCCTATCCCTCTCCCCAAAAGGGAGAGGGAATTTTTTAATTTTGTGAAACCCTATGTTTATTGTCGTCAACAGGTCATCGTTCACGGCTAATTATGAACTATAAGCTATGATCTCTTTTGTTTTTTTCCTCGCCCACTTGTCTGCCTCTAAGATGATATTAATATTATCAGCAGAGTGAATTTTGTGGAATTCCATTACTTTTTCTATTATAACAGGTATGCTGTTAAAACTTATAATACCATCCAGAAATGCGGTCACAGCAATCTCATTAGAGGCATTTAGCACAGCAGGCATTGTGCCTCCAGCCTTTAGTGCTGAATATGCGAGTGAAAGGCAGGAAAATGTTGTGTAATCAGGTCGTTGAAAGGTTAATCCTGAGAGTCTTTGCCAATCAATTGCTTCTACTACATCATGCAGTCTTTCAGGATATGAGAGGGCATAAGCGATTGGTCCTTTCATATCAGGCCTTGAAAGCTGGGCTATATAAGTTCCATCAATAAATTCAACAATTGAATGCACAATGCTCTGTGGATGGATGAGCACGTCTATCTTTTCTACTGGAAGATCAAAGAGGTAATGCGCCTCTATTACCTCAAGGCCTTTGTTCATGAGAGTTGCAGAGTCTATGGTTATCTTTCTGCCCATGTTCCAGTTAGGATGTTTGAGTGCATTTTCTGGTGAGATGTCTTTTAACTCTTCAGTCTTCTTACCGATAAAAGGGCCGCCTGATGCAGTAAGTATTATTTTTTTTATAGAGCTTTTTTCATGCCCTTTTATGCACTGAAATATTGCACTGTGTTCACTATCTACAGGTAAAAGGATTGCACCATGCTTTTTAACCAATGCCGTTACAATGTTGCCAGCCATTACAAGGGTCTCTTTGTTAGCAAGACCTATGACCTTGCCTGTCTTTATTGCTGCAATGGTAGGCAGGAGCCCGACAGAGCCTACAATGGCTGAAATGACTATATCAGCATCTGGCATTGCAGCAACACTGCTAATGCCTTCTGTTCCAAAGAGTATTTCAGGATTTGCAGATTTGAGATTTGAGATTTGAGATTTGAGATTCTGGTATGCTTCTTCATCTGAAACAGCAACTACTTTTGGACTGAATTGCTCTATCTGTTTTATCAGTAAGGATATATTTTTTCCGGCTGTCAGTCCAACTATTTTGAACTTGTCGGGGAATTTCGAGACAACATCCAATGTGCTTTTGCCTATGGAACCGGTAGAGCCTAAAATTACTATATTTTTCATACCATATAAAATCTGCCTTGTTCGATGTTAAGCTTTGTTTAAAGTATTAATGTTATCCAGTAAAGCAATGGGCCTGCAAAAAGGGCACCGTCTATTTTGTCAAGGATACCGCCGTGGCCTGGAATAAAAGAGCCTGAGTCTTTTACCCCGGCATCTCTTTTAAACATAGATTCAATGAGATCACCTACAATCGTAATAGAGCCTATTGCAATGCCCATGGCAATTAATACATAAAATGCTATATTATCCATCATCAATTTGCCGAGCAGTAAAGCAGAAAGCATCCCGCCAATTACTGAGCCGAATGCACCCGCGATGGTCTTGTTCGGACTTACTTCTTTATAGAGCCTTCTCTTCCCCATGCCTTTGCCTATATAATAGGCAAGACTGTCAGACGCCCACACACAGCCGTATAGAAATAATATCCATTCATAGCCCCGAAGCCTCAGATGCCACTGAGCAAGCAGTAGATTTGGAATATAGAGAAAACCTACGACGGCAGGGGATATGTCTTTTAATGATGAAGAAGGGTCTTTTATGAGAAACAGACGAGTGCAAGCCATGAGCATGAAAGGGAAAATAAAGGATAGGGTCTGGAGGCTAAAGCCTGAGGGCTGAATTAAGGGCAGACAAAGTAAAATAACACCGCTGATTATTCCTGAAAATGAAATCAGTCTGTTTGTTTTATACATTGCATGAAACTCCATCTGTGCTAAAACCGAGACAGTGGTTAAGAGCAAAAGGAAGAAAATAGGCGGTAATTTTGTTATATAAAGATAAAATGGTGGCAAAGCAATGACAGCAACAATTACCCTTTTCAGTGTTGGAGAGATTTTATCTCCACCTCGAGCCCCTTTTTTTAGGTCTTTCTGACTAAAAAGCACTCCCAACCCCAATATTTAAACCCTTCTGAATAGCAACCTTTCCGAATCTTCTATCTCTCATCTGATATTCATGTATTGCCTCTAAAAGCTCTTCCTTTGTGAAGT from Dissulfurispira thermophila carries:
- a CDS encoding 1-deoxy-D-xylulose-5-phosphate reductoisomerase — encoded protein: MKNIVILGSTGSIGKSTLDVVSKFPDKFKIVGLTAGKNISLLIKQIEQFSPKVVAVSDEEAYQNLKSQISNLKSANPEILFGTEGISSVAAMPDADIVISAIVGSVGLLPTIAAIKTGKVIGLANKETLVMAGNIVTALVKKHGAILLPVDSEHSAIFQCIKGHEKSSIKKIILTASGGPFIGKKTEELKDISPENALKHPNWNMGRKITIDSATLMNKGLEVIEAHYLFDLPVEKIDVLIHPQSIVHSIVEFIDGTYIAQLSRPDMKGPIAYALSYPERLHDVVEAIDWQRLSGLTFQRPDYTTFSCLSLAYSALKAGGTMPAVLNASNEIAVTAFLDGIISFNSIPVIIEKVMEFHKIHSADNINIILEADKWARKKTKEIIAYSS
- a CDS encoding chemotaxis protein CheW is translated as MSELVAVSGTTEVMKSSGSDAILQLVTFTLGNEEYAVDILKVQEINRMKEITRVPNSPPYVEGVINLRGKVIPVVNLRKKFGLAEKENDEQSRIMIMDIQGITMGLVVDSVSEVLRVPSNIVEPTPPMASDISTEFIKGIAKLEDRLIILLDMDRLLGKAEETMMLEAVKAIE
- the rseP gene encoding RIP metalloprotease RseP — encoded protein: MSILSAILLFGFLIFIHELGHFIFAKINKVKVLKFSLGFGPKIIGKKIRDTEYLISAVPLGGYVKMLGEDPEEEVENSEKEISYKNQPVLKRASIVFAGPVFNLLTAVVIFFFVFMIGVPTLLPIVGEIMPDTPASKAGLLKGDRILSIDGKPIRHWGEMTDIIYRSADKTLHMNIQRNSETIDISITPKSKKIKDIFGEEKEIGLIGVKPSGETITIKENAFNSIKSAFLRTWEISALTIVGIIKLIQRIIPADTIGGPILIFQLAEKQASAGALNFFTFAAVISINLGILNLLPIPILDGGHLLFLGIEAIRKKPLSEKATMIAHRIGLALVIALMVFAMYNDFFRLISGKPIP
- a CDS encoding NUDIX hydrolase; amino-acid sequence: MRPATIKHLHSAGGVIFRKKAEGFEVALIATKNKTVWTLPKGLIDKGEDTETSAVREIREETGLTGKIIDTLGNKSYWFYLKDENIKCRKTVSYFLLEYISGNIEDYCWEVDEARWFDIEDAIKQVSYKSDREILEKAKEKLFTVHSSMFTDKDNAL
- the rfaE2 gene encoding D-glycero-beta-D-manno-heptose 1-phosphate adenylyltransferase, producing the protein MGQILNWDDLKTVIDKLKANGKKIVFTNGCFDIIHIGHIRYLREAKKLGDILIVGLNSDSSVSKIKPGRPINTERHRAEILSSLEMVDYVTIFNEDTPYELIKHLMPDVLVKGGDWKIEDIVGSDIVTEVYSLPYVEGISTTEIINKIISSEKNL
- a CDS encoding phosphatidate cytidylyltransferase, with translation MLFSQKDLKKGARGGDKISPTLKRVIVAVIALPPFYLYITKLPPIFFLLLLTTVSVLAQMEFHAMYKTNRLISFSGIISGVILLCLPLIQPSGFSLQTLSFIFPFMLMACTRLFLIKDPSSSLKDISPAVVGFLYIPNLLLAQWHLRLRGYEWILFLYGCVWASDSLAYYIGKGMGKRRLYKEVSPNKTIAGAFGSVIGGMLSALLLGKLMMDNIAFYVLIAMGIAIGSITIVGDLIESMFKRDAGVKDSGSFIPGHGGILDKIDGALFAGPLLYWITLIL